The Alphaproteobacteria bacterium genomic interval CCACTCCATCCGCGCGATGTCGGTACCGCCGAGGCGGCCACCGCAGCGGATACGAATACCGTTGGCCCCCAGCCGCATGGCCGACTGCACCGCCCGTTTCATGGCGCGGCGAAAGGCAATGCGCCGCTCAAGCTGCTGCGCCACATTCTCCGCCACCAGACGGGCGTCGATTTCCGGTTTGCGGATCTCGACAATGTTGAGGCCCACCTCACCGCCCGCCATACGCGCCAGATCCTGACGCAACAGCTCGATGTCGGCGCCCTTCTTGCCGATAACCACGCCGGGCCGGGCGGTGTGAATGGTGACCCTGGCCCGCTTCGCCGGCCGCTCGATAATGATGCGACTCACACCGGCGCCGCTCAGTCGCTTCTCAATGAAGGCACGCAGCTTGATGTCATCGTGCAGCAAACCGGCATAGTCCGCATCGGCAAACCAGCGAGAATCCCAGGTGCGGTTGATGCCGAGGCGGAAGCCGATCGGATTGACTTTCTGGCCCATCAGACACTCGCCTCCGGTTGATCCTTCTGTTCACGCACAACGATCGTCAGGTTGCTGAACGGCTTTTCGATTCGCCCCGTACGACCGCGCGCGCGCGGCCGCCAGCGCTTCATGACAAAGGCACGACCCACCGTCGCCTCGGCCACCACCAGACGATCAACGTCGAGCTGGTGGTTATTCTCCGCGTTGGCGATGGCCGACTGCAGCGCCTTCAGCACGTCACCAGCCACCCGACGCTTGGAAAACTCCAGCGTCCACAGGGCTTTTTCCGCCGGCAGGCCGCGAATGCTGTCGGCCACCAGGTTCAGCTTCTGCGGGCTGGTGCGGATCGCCTTGACGAATGACCGTACCTCGCCATCCGCCTGGCGGCGTGGATTTGCGCTCTTGCCCATCAGGCCCTCTTCGCCTTGCGGTCAGCGGAATGACCATAGTAGGTGCGGGTTGGCGAGAACTCGCCAAACTTGTGGCCGACCATATTCTCGGTCACCAGAACCGGCAGAAACTTGTGGCCGTTATAGACACCGAAGGTGAGCCCGACGAACTGCGGCAGGATGGTCGACCGGCGTGACCAGATCCGGATCACCTCGTTACGGCCGGACGCACGCGATTTCTCGGCCTTCTTAAGAAGGTAGCCGTCAATGAACGGGCCTTTCCATACGGAACGCGACATACAGGCGTCTCCCCGACTACTTCTTGCGCCGACGGCGAATAATCAGCCCGTCGGTTCGCTTGTTGTTGCGCGTGCGCTTACCCTTGGTCGGCTTGCCCCACGGGGTCACCGGATGACGGCCACCGGAGGTCCGGCCCTCGCCACCACCATGCGGGTGATCGATCGGGTTCATGGCGACGCCACGCACCTTCGGCCGCCGCCCCAGCCAGCGCGCCCGGCCAGCCTTGCCCAGTTTGACGTTCTGCTGGTCGGGGTTGGACACCGCACCGACCGTAGCCATGCAGTCCGAGCGAACCATACGCTGTTCGCCCGAGCCCAGGCGCAGCAGCGCATAGCCCGCATCACGACCGACCAGCTGCACATAC includes:
- the rpsC gene encoding 30S ribosomal protein S3, which translates into the protein MGQKVNPIGFRLGINRTWDSRWFADADYAGLLHDDIKLRAFIEKRLSGAGVSRIIIERPAKRARVTIHTARPGVVIGKKGADIELLRQDLARMAGGEVGLNIVEIRKPEIDARLVAENVAQQLERRIAFRRAMKRAVQSAMRLGANGIRIRCGGRLGGTDIARMEWYREGRVPLHTLRADIDYGTATARTNYGAVGIKVWVYKGDILEHDPMAQDKRLAEQQPNR
- the rplV gene encoding 50S ribosomal protein L22 gives rise to the protein MGKSANPRRQADGEVRSFVKAIRTSPQKLNLVADSIRGLPAEKALWTLEFSKRRVAGDVLKALQSAIANAENNHQLDVDRLVVAEATVGRAFVMKRWRPRARGRTGRIEKPFSNLTIVVREQKDQPEASV
- the rpsS gene encoding 30S ribosomal protein S19, with the translated sequence MSRSVWKGPFIDGYLLKKAEKSRASGRNEVIRIWSRRSTILPQFVGLTFGVYNGHKFLPVLVTENMVGHKFGEFSPTRTYYGHSADRKAKRA